A genomic segment from Rhodospirillum centenum SW encodes:
- the kdsA gene encoding 3-deoxy-8-phosphooctulonate synthase, translating to MVAPRTVAVRDLTVANDRPFTLIAGPCQLESRQHALEMSGALVEITRRLGIGLIYKTSFDKANRTSVSTARGLGMEKSLPILAEVRETFGIPVLTDVHAPEQCAAVAEVVDVLQIPAFLCRQTDLLLAAGETGRPVNVKKGQFLAPWDMKNVAAKIASTGNDNILLCERGASFGYNTLVSDMRSLPIMAATGYPVVFDATHSVQQPGGQGTSSGGQREFVPVLARAAVAIGVAAVFMETHQDPDHAPSDGPNMVPVSELESILEVMVALDRIAKAAPVRF from the coding sequence CGAATCCCGCCAGCACGCGCTGGAAATGAGCGGTGCTCTGGTGGAGATCACCCGCCGGCTGGGCATCGGGCTGATCTACAAGACCAGCTTCGACAAGGCGAACCGCACCTCCGTCAGCACCGCCCGCGGGCTGGGGATGGAGAAGAGCCTGCCCATCCTGGCCGAGGTGCGGGAAACGTTCGGCATCCCCGTGCTGACCGACGTTCACGCGCCCGAGCAGTGCGCCGCGGTGGCCGAGGTGGTGGACGTGCTCCAGATCCCCGCCTTCCTCTGCCGCCAGACCGACCTGCTGCTGGCAGCCGGCGAAACCGGCCGGCCGGTCAACGTGAAGAAGGGCCAGTTCCTGGCGCCGTGGGACATGAAGAACGTGGCGGCGAAGATCGCCAGCACGGGCAACGACAACATCCTCCTGTGCGAGCGCGGCGCCAGCTTCGGCTACAACACCCTGGTCAGCGACATGCGCTCGCTGCCGATCATGGCGGCCACCGGCTACCCCGTCGTCTTCGACGCCACCCACAGCGTGCAGCAGCCGGGCGGGCAGGGGACGAGCAGCGGCGGCCAGCGCGAATTCGTACCCGTGCTGGCACGGGCCGCGGTCGCCATCGGCGTGGCTGCCGTCTTCATGGAAACGCACCAGGACCCTGATCACGCCCCGAGCGACGGTCCCAACATGGTGCCGGTTTCGGAACTGGAATCCATCCTTGAGGTCATGGTGGCGCTCGACCGCATTGCCAAGGCGGCCCCTGTCCGGTTCTGA
- a CDS encoding lysophospholipid acyltransferase family protein, whose product MQIPSIGSAVPRRGTPFSRWLGRTAMRLGGWQFEGEVPDAPKFIIIGAPHTSNWDFLVVMSAALALAIDVKIMAKHTLMRGPLAPIMRWCGVFGIDRRRAGGVVGQMAEKFRQADKLTMAIAPDGSRTASEHWKNGFWRIARAADIPVLPCALDYGRRRVRFGPLMRMSSDIAADLAALTDFYLGTRGARRTIDRPISFKDIGAEPA is encoded by the coding sequence GTGCAGATCCCCTCCATCGGTTCCGCCGTTCCGCGCCGTGGCACGCCGTTTTCCCGTTGGCTCGGCCGCACGGCGATGCGCCTGGGCGGCTGGCAGTTCGAGGGCGAGGTGCCCGATGCACCGAAGTTCATCATCATCGGTGCCCCGCACACGTCCAACTGGGACTTCCTCGTCGTGATGAGCGCGGCGCTCGCGCTCGCCATCGACGTCAAGATCATGGCCAAACACACGCTGATGCGGGGGCCGCTGGCCCCGATCATGCGCTGGTGCGGCGTGTTCGGCATCGACCGTCGTCGTGCCGGCGGCGTCGTCGGCCAGATGGCGGAGAAGTTCCGGCAGGCCGACAAGCTGACCATGGCCATCGCCCCGGACGGGTCGCGGACCGCGAGCGAGCACTGGAAGAACGGCTTCTGGCGTATCGCCCGGGCGGCCGACATTCCGGTTCTCCCCTGCGCGCTCGACTACGGGCGGCGCCGTGTCCGTTTCGGGCCGCTGATGCGGATGTCCAGCGACATCGCTGCCGATCTCGCGGCGCTGACGGACTTCTACCTGGGGACCCGCGGCGCCCGGCGGACCATCGACCGTCCGATCTCCTTCAAGGACATCGGAGCGGAACCGGCCTGA
- the eno gene encoding phosphopyruvate hydratase: protein MSAIIDIHAREILDSRGNPTVEVEVRLESGAFGRAAVPSGASTGAHEAVELRDGDKARYGGKGVLRAVESVNGEIFDTLSGLEATEQVAIDSIMIELDGTPNKNRLGANAILGVSLAVAKAAADELDQPLYRYVGGTNARTLPVPMMNIINGGAHADNPIDIQEFMVMPVGAETCADSIRMGAEIFHALKKKLKDAGHNTAVGDEGGFAPNLKSTDEALGFIMKAVEAAGYRPGEDVLLALDAASTEFYRNGRYELAGEGKSLDAAGMVAYWQDLVGRYPIVSVEDGMAEDDWDGWKALTDAIGGSVQLVGDDLFVTNPTRLSEGISRGIANSILVKVNQIGSLTETLEAVRIAQSNGYTAVMSHRSGETEDSTIADLAVATNCGQIKTGSLSRSDRIAKYNQLIRIEEGLGRARIFPGRAALKRG from the coding sequence ATGTCCGCCATCATCGACATCCATGCCCGCGAGATCCTGGACAGCCGTGGCAATCCCACCGTCGAGGTGGAGGTGAGGCTGGAGTCCGGGGCTTTCGGCCGGGCTGCCGTGCCGTCCGGCGCGTCCACGGGCGCCCATGAGGCGGTGGAACTGCGCGACGGCGACAAGGCGCGCTACGGCGGCAAGGGCGTCCTGCGCGCCGTCGAGTCCGTGAACGGCGAGATCTTCGACACCCTGTCGGGGCTGGAGGCGACCGAGCAGGTCGCCATCGATTCCATCATGATCGAGCTGGACGGCACGCCCAACAAGAACCGCCTCGGTGCCAACGCGATCCTGGGCGTCAGCCTTGCGGTGGCCAAGGCCGCGGCGGATGAGCTGGACCAGCCGCTCTACCGCTATGTCGGCGGCACCAACGCCCGCACCCTGCCGGTGCCGATGATGAACATCATCAACGGCGGCGCCCATGCCGACAACCCGATCGACATCCAGGAATTCATGGTGATGCCGGTCGGGGCGGAGACCTGCGCCGACAGCATCCGCATGGGCGCCGAGATCTTCCACGCCCTGAAGAAGAAGCTGAAGGATGCCGGCCACAACACCGCCGTCGGCGACGAGGGCGGCTTCGCGCCGAACCTGAAGTCCACCGACGAGGCTCTGGGCTTCATCATGAAGGCCGTCGAGGCCGCCGGCTACCGCCCGGGCGAGGATGTGCTGCTGGCGCTCGATGCCGCCTCCACCGAGTTCTACCGGAACGGCCGCTACGAGCTGGCCGGCGAAGGCAAGAGCCTGGACGCCGCCGGCATGGTCGCCTACTGGCAGGATCTGGTCGGCCGCTATCCGATCGTCTCCGTCGAGGACGGCATGGCGGAGGACGACTGGGACGGCTGGAAGGCCCTGACGGACGCCATCGGCGGGTCGGTTCAGCTTGTCGGCGACGACCTGTTCGTCACCAACCCGACCCGGCTGTCCGAGGGCATCTCCCGCGGCATCGCCAACTCCATCCTGGTCAAGGTGAACCAGATCGGGTCCCTGACGGAGACTCTGGAGGCGGTCCGCATCGCCCAGAGCAACGGCTACACGGCCGTGATGTCGCACCGCTCGGGCGAGACGGAGGATTCCACGATCGCCGATCTGGCGGTGGCGACCAACTGCGGCCAGATCAAGACCGGCTCGCTGTCCCGCTCCGACCGGATCGCCAAGTACAACCAGCTGATTCGTATCGAGGAGGGCCTGGGCCGGGCCCGCATCTTCCCCGGCCGGGCGGCGCTGAAGCGCGGCTGA
- a CDS encoding FtsB family cell division protein yields the protein MHALGSAFNRAFRQIIGPVLGASVVAYFAYHTVQGDRGLVALTHLQGEVEEASRVLAEVRHEREQLEHRARLLRPDNLDPDMLEERARLLLNKTHPDDLVILLPGRPAPQSPQDTQPGSR from the coding sequence ATGCACGCCCTCGGCTCCGCCTTCAACCGTGCCTTCCGGCAGATCATCGGGCCGGTTCTCGGCGCGTCGGTGGTCGCCTACTTCGCCTATCACACGGTCCAGGGGGATCGGGGGCTGGTGGCGCTCACCCACCTGCAAGGCGAGGTGGAGGAGGCGTCGCGCGTGCTGGCCGAGGTGCGCCATGAGCGCGAACAGCTCGAACACCGCGCCCGGCTGCTGCGGCCGGACAATCTCGACCCCGACATGCTGGAGGAACGGGCGCGCCTGCTGTTGAACAAGACGCATCCGGACGATCTCGTGATCCTCCTTCCGGGCCGGCCTGCTCCGCAATCGCCGCAGGACACGCAGCCCGGGTCCCGTTAA
- the pdhA gene encoding pyruvate dehydrogenase (acetyl-transferring) E1 component subunit alpha, with protein sequence MAMSKRRAKGAAPEAATLPGPEELLKYYREMLLIRRFEEKAGQMYGMGLIGGFCHLYIGQEAVVVGIQNALRPGDSIITSYRDHGHMLACQMDPKGVMAELTGRRGGYSKGKGGSMHMFSREKKFFGGHGIVGAQVPIGTGLAFAHKYAKDDGIAVCYMGDGAVNQGQVYESFNMAALWHLPVLYVIENNKYAMGTAQTRSSAGELYMRGSAYGIPGRQVNGMDVLEVRGAADEAVAHVRGGQGPMILEMKTYRYRGHSMSDPAKYRTKEEVNKMRSESDPIDHLKTKLLEKSYADEDALKVIDREVKQVVTEAAEFATQSPEPDPSELWTDVLVDA encoded by the coding sequence GTGGCCATGTCCAAGCGCCGCGCCAAGGGTGCGGCTCCCGAAGCTGCGACGCTGCCCGGTCCCGAAGAGCTGCTGAAGTACTACCGCGAGATGCTGCTGATCCGCCGCTTCGAGGAGAAGGCCGGCCAGATGTACGGCATGGGCCTGATCGGCGGCTTCTGCCATCTCTACATCGGCCAGGAGGCGGTCGTCGTCGGCATCCAGAACGCGCTGCGGCCCGGCGACAGCATCATCACCAGCTACCGCGACCATGGCCACATGCTGGCCTGCCAGATGGACCCCAAGGGCGTGATGGCCGAGCTGACCGGCCGTCGCGGGGGCTATTCCAAGGGCAAGGGCGGCTCCATGCACATGTTCAGCCGCGAGAAGAAGTTCTTCGGCGGCCACGGCATCGTCGGCGCCCAGGTTCCCATCGGCACGGGACTCGCCTTCGCCCACAAGTACGCCAAGGATGACGGCATCGCCGTCTGCTACATGGGCGACGGGGCGGTGAACCAGGGTCAGGTCTACGAATCCTTCAACATGGCCGCCCTCTGGCACCTGCCGGTCCTCTACGTCATCGAGAACAACAAGTACGCCATGGGCACGGCGCAGACGCGCTCGTCCGCCGGCGAACTCTACATGCGCGGCAGCGCCTACGGCATCCCCGGCCGGCAGGTGAACGGCATGGACGTGCTGGAGGTGAGGGGAGCCGCCGACGAGGCGGTGGCCCATGTGCGCGGCGGCCAGGGGCCGATGATCCTGGAGATGAAGACCTACCGCTATCGCGGCCACTCCATGTCCGATCCGGCCAAGTACCGGACGAAGGAGGAGGTGAACAAGATGCGGTCGGAATCCGATCCCATCGACCACCTCAAGACGAAGCTGCTTGAAAAGTCCTACGCCGACGAGGACGCCCTGAAGGTCATCGACCGCGAGGTCAAGCAGGTGGTCACCGAGGCCGCCGAGTTCGCCACCCAGAGCCCCGAGCCCGATCCGTCCGAGCTGTGGACGGACGTGCTCGTGGACGCCTGA
- a CDS encoding pyruvate dehydrogenase complex E1 component subunit beta, whose translation MPVQVLMPALSPTMTEGKLAKWVKKEGDEVKAGDVLAEIETDKATMEVEAVDEGTLASILVQEGTEGVAVNTPIAVITQEGESAEQAQARTEESTPKSAAAQHVKGETGTAPSLPAAPPPSSPAAPPASDEDRFFKDAPVITVREALRDAMAEEMRRDPTVFLMGEEVAEYQGAYKVSQGLLQEFGAERVIDTPITEHGFAGLGVGAAFGGLRPVIEFMTFNFSMQAIDQIINSAAKTLYMSGGQMGCPIVFRGPNGAAARVAAQHSQDFASWYGHIPGLKVVAPYTAADAKGLLKAAIRDPNPVIVLENEILYGHSFPCPTDPDFIVPIGRAKVVRQGTDVTVTAYSLMVAHALAAAERLAEEGISVEVIDLRTIRPLDVETVVASVKKTNRLVSVEEGWAFAGIGSELAALMMEHAFDHLDAPVVRVHAKDVPLPYAANLEKLALPQPDDVVQAVKAVTYRR comes from the coding sequence ATGCCCGTGCAGGTCCTGATGCCGGCCCTGTCGCCGACCATGACGGAAGGCAAGCTGGCCAAGTGGGTGAAGAAGGAGGGCGACGAGGTCAAGGCGGGCGACGTGCTGGCCGAGATCGAGACCGACAAGGCCACCATGGAGGTGGAGGCGGTGGACGAAGGAACCCTGGCCAGCATCCTGGTGCAGGAGGGGACCGAGGGCGTGGCCGTCAACACCCCCATCGCCGTCATCACCCAGGAAGGCGAGAGTGCCGAGCAGGCCCAGGCCCGGACCGAGGAGAGCACGCCGAAATCCGCCGCCGCCCAGCACGTGAAGGGCGAAACGGGGACGGCGCCGTCGCTGCCCGCCGCCCCGCCGCCGTCCTCTCCGGCGGCGCCGCCCGCCTCCGACGAGGACCGCTTCTTCAAGGACGCGCCGGTCATCACCGTGCGCGAGGCCCTGCGCGACGCCATGGCCGAGGAGATGCGGCGCGATCCCACGGTGTTCCTGATGGGCGAGGAGGTGGCGGAGTATCAGGGCGCCTACAAGGTCAGCCAGGGCCTCTTGCAGGAGTTCGGCGCCGAGCGGGTGATCGACACGCCCATCACCGAACACGGCTTCGCCGGCCTGGGGGTGGGGGCGGCGTTCGGCGGCCTTCGCCCGGTCATCGAGTTCATGACCTTCAATTTCTCGATGCAGGCGATCGACCAGATCATCAACTCGGCGGCCAAGACGCTCTACATGTCCGGCGGCCAGATGGGCTGCCCCATCGTCTTCCGCGGCCCCAACGGTGCCGCTGCCCGGGTCGCCGCCCAGCACAGCCAGGATTTTGCGAGCTGGTACGGCCATATCCCCGGCCTGAAGGTGGTGGCTCCCTACACGGCGGCCGACGCCAAGGGGCTGCTGAAGGCCGCGATCCGCGATCCCAATCCGGTGATCGTGCTGGAGAACGAGATCCTGTACGGCCACTCCTTCCCGTGCCCGACGGACCCGGACTTCATCGTCCCCATCGGCCGGGCCAAGGTGGTCCGGCAGGGCACCGATGTCACCGTCACGGCCTATTCCCTGATGGTGGCGCACGCCCTTGCCGCCGCGGAGCGGCTGGCGGAGGAGGGCATCAGCGTCGAGGTGATCGACCTCCGCACCATCCGGCCGCTGGATGTCGAGACCGTCGTCGCCAGCGTGAAGAAGACCAACCGCCTCGTCTCCGTGGAGGAGGGCTGGGCCTTCGCCGGCATCGGCTCGGAACTGGCCGCCCTGATGATGGAGCACGCCTTCGACCATCTGGACGCGCCCGTGGTCCGGGTCCATGCCAAGGACGTGCCGCTGCCCTATGCCGCGAACCTGGAGAAGCTGGCGCTGCCGCAGCCGGACGATGTCGTCCAGGCCGTCAAGGCCGTGACCTACAGGCGCTGA
- a CDS encoding pyruvate dehydrogenase complex dihydrolipoamide acetyltransferase, translating into MPIEILMPALSPTMTEGKLARWLKKEGDEVKAGDVLAEIETDKATMEVEAVDEGRLARILIGDGTEGVAVNTPIGLIAEEGEDMSAAADGGKAPPPAAPAPREGATGPADAAVAPKPGQTATGPVGGASPSLPESREPAAPARHGGGEQDGHDRVFASPLARRMAQQAGLDLASLSGSGPQGRIVKADIEAALARGPQQKEAARSATKPSPAPAAPSAAPQPAAAGAAPRGIDARDYADRLGMPYTVLPNSGMRKTIARRLTEAWQTIPHFALTVDLEIDRLLALRAELNERSGEKVSVNDFVVKAAALALRKVPAANVSWHEDGILQYENVDVSVAVATEGGLITPIVRNADRKGLSTISAEVKALAQKARDGKLKPEEFQGGTFSVSNLGMFGIRTFTSIINPPQSCILSVGAGEKRAVVKGDALAIATVMSCTLSVDHRSVDGAVGAEFLKVFRQLIEDPITMML; encoded by the coding sequence ATGCCGATCGAAATCCTCATGCCGGCGCTGTCGCCCACCATGACCGAGGGCAAGCTGGCGCGCTGGCTGAAGAAGGAAGGGGACGAGGTCAAGGCGGGCGACGTGCTGGCCGAGATCGAGACCGACAAGGCCACCATGGAGGTGGAGGCGGTGGATGAAGGCCGCCTTGCCCGGATCCTGATCGGCGACGGGACGGAGGGCGTGGCCGTCAACACCCCGATCGGCCTGATCGCGGAGGAAGGCGAGGACATGTCCGCCGCCGCTGACGGCGGAAAGGCTCCGCCGCCGGCCGCGCCGGCCCCGCGCGAAGGCGCGACCGGACCTGCCGACGCGGCCGTGGCGCCGAAACCCGGCCAGACGGCGACCGGCCCGGTCGGCGGCGCCAGCCCCAGCCTGCCCGAAAGCCGGGAACCGGCCGCGCCGGCCCGCCATGGCGGCGGGGAACAGGATGGCCACGACCGCGTCTTCGCCAGCCCGCTGGCGCGCCGCATGGCGCAGCAGGCGGGTCTCGACCTCGCCTCGCTCTCCGGCAGCGGTCCCCAGGGCCGCATCGTGAAGGCGGACATCGAGGCGGCCCTGGCCCGCGGCCCGCAGCAGAAGGAAGCCGCCCGATCCGCGACGAAGCCGTCGCCGGCTCCCGCCGCCCCGTCGGCAGCGCCGCAGCCTGCCGCTGCCGGCGCCGCACCGCGCGGGATCGACGCCAGGGACTATGCCGACAGGCTGGGCATGCCCTACACGGTCCTGCCCAACAGCGGCATGCGCAAGACCATCGCCAGACGCCTGACGGAGGCGTGGCAGACCATCCCGCACTTCGCGCTGACGGTGGATCTGGAGATCGACCGGCTGCTCGCCCTGCGGGCGGAGCTGAACGAGCGCTCCGGGGAGAAGGTCTCGGTCAACGACTTCGTGGTGAAGGCGGCGGCCCTGGCCCTGCGCAAGGTGCCGGCCGCCAACGTCTCCTGGCACGAGGACGGCATCCTCCAGTACGAGAACGTGGACGTCTCCGTCGCTGTCGCCACGGAGGGCGGGCTGATCACCCCGATCGTGCGCAACGCCGACCGCAAGGGCCTCTCCACCATCTCCGCCGAGGTCAAGGCGCTGGCCCAGAAGGCGCGCGACGGCAAGCTGAAGCCGGAGGAGTTCCAGGGCGGCACCTTCAGCGTCTCGAACCTGGGCATGTTCGGCATCCGTACCTTCACCAGCATCATCAACCCGCCGCAGAGCTGCATCCTGTCGGTCGGTGCCGGGGAGAAGCGGGCGGTGGTGAAGGGCGACGCGCTCGCCATCGCCACCGTGATGAGCTGCACGCTCTCGGTCGATCACCGGTCGGTGGACGGCGCCGTCGGCGCCGAATTCCTGAAGGTCTTCCGGCAACTGATCGAAGACCCCATCACCATGATGCTGTAA
- the lpdA gene encoding dihydrolipoyl dehydrogenase: protein MADTQFDLIVLGAGPGGYVAAIRAAQLGMKTAVVEREHLGGICLNWGCIPTKALLRTAEVAHLIQHAKDYGITVEGPVRFDLAPIIKRSRQVAAQLSAGVKGLLKKNKVTVIDGSGRLLGKGRLAVEKDGKPAGEYAAKHIIIATGARARVLPGLEPDGRLVWTYKEAMVPERMPKSILVVGSGAIGVEFACFYRQMGVEVTLVEVLDRILPVEDEEISAIAAKQFTKQGIRIHTGTKVTKLEKAADSVTATLDLGGGRTETVTVDRVIAAVGIVGNVEDIGLEATRVKVERNHIVTDAWMRTDEPGVYAIGDVCGAPWLAHKASHEGVLCVEKIAGVQGVHPMDVRNIPGCTYSLPQVASVGLTERKAREAGHEVRVGRFPFIGNGKAIALGEPEGLVKTVFDARTGELLGAHMVGTEVTELIQGYTIAKTMETTEAELMHTIFPHPTLSEMMHESVLAAYGRAIHY, encoded by the coding sequence ATGGCCGACACGCAGTTCGATCTGATCGTCCTCGGCGCCGGTCCCGGCGGCTATGTGGCGGCGATCCGCGCGGCCCAGCTCGGCATGAAGACGGCCGTGGTGGAGCGCGAGCATCTCGGCGGCATCTGCCTGAACTGGGGCTGCATCCCGACCAAGGCGCTGCTGCGCACGGCCGAGGTGGCGCACCTGATCCAGCACGCCAAGGACTACGGCATCACCGTCGAGGGTCCGGTCCGTTTCGATCTCGCGCCCATCATCAAGCGCTCCCGCCAGGTGGCGGCGCAGCTCTCGGCCGGCGTGAAGGGCCTGCTGAAGAAGAACAAGGTCACCGTCATCGACGGCAGCGGCCGGCTGCTGGGCAAGGGCCGCCTCGCCGTCGAGAAGGACGGCAAGCCGGCCGGCGAATACGCGGCGAAGCACATCATCATCGCCACCGGCGCCCGCGCCCGCGTCCTGCCGGGCCTGGAACCGGACGGCAGGCTGGTCTGGACCTACAAGGAGGCGATGGTCCCCGAGCGCATGCCGAAGAGCATCCTGGTCGTCGGTTCCGGCGCCATCGGGGTGGAGTTCGCCTGCTTCTACCGACAGATGGGCGTCGAGGTGACGCTGGTGGAGGTGCTGGACCGCATCCTGCCGGTCGAGGATGAGGAGATCAGCGCCATCGCCGCGAAGCAGTTCACGAAGCAGGGCATCCGCATCCACACCGGGACCAAGGTCACTAAGCTGGAGAAGGCGGCGGACAGCGTGACCGCCACGCTGGACCTCGGCGGCGGCCGGACCGAGACGGTGACCGTGGACCGCGTGATCGCCGCCGTCGGCATCGTCGGCAATGTCGAGGACATCGGGCTGGAGGCGACCAGGGTGAAGGTGGAGCGCAACCACATCGTCACGGACGCGTGGATGCGCACCGACGAGCCCGGAGTCTACGCCATCGGCGATGTCTGCGGCGCGCCCTGGCTGGCGCACAAGGCCAGCCACGAGGGCGTGCTCTGCGTCGAGAAGATCGCCGGCGTGCAGGGCGTGCATCCCATGGACGTGCGCAACATCCCGGGCTGCACCTACTCGCTGCCGCAGGTGGCGTCGGTCGGGCTGACGGAGCGCAAGGCGCGGGAGGCCGGCCATGAGGTCCGTGTCGGCCGCTTCCCCTTCATCGGCAACGGCAAGGCCATCGCCCTGGGCGAGCCGGAGGGGCTGGTCAAGACCGTCTTCGACGCCAGGACGGGCGAGCTGCTGGGCGCCCACATGGTCGGCACCGAAGTGACGGAACTGATCCAGGGCTACACCATTGCCAAGACCATGGAGACGACGGAGGCGGAGCTGATGCACACCATCTTCCCGCACCCCACGCTCTCCGAAATGATGCATGAGAGCGTGCTGGCAGCCTACGGGCGCGCCATCCACTACTGA
- the lipA gene encoding lipoyl synthase encodes MPIAPDRVRHPEKANRPDNPIQRKPEWLRVKAPTSPEYGETRSLMRGLRLNTVCEEAACPNIGECWKKKHATFMILGAVCTRACAFCNVATGRPDQLDPHEPEKVAEAVAHLKLEHIVVTSVDRDDLEDGGAGHFARTIRAIRAAAPGTTIEVLTPDFMKKKGAVETVVEARPDVFNHNLETAPRLYPTIRPGARYFTSLQLLARVKEIDPSMFTKSGIMVGLGETKEEVFQVMDDLRAADVDFMTIGQYLAPTPKHAKVDRFVTPDEFAGYVTVGRGKGFLMVASSPLTRSSYHAGADFERLRAAREAKLAGRPVAAPEATSAE; translated from the coding sequence ATGCCCATCGCTCCCGACCGGGTCCGCCATCCCGAAAAGGCGAACCGGCCCGACAACCCCATCCAGCGCAAGCCGGAGTGGCTGCGGGTCAAGGCACCGACCAGCCCCGAATACGGGGAGACGCGGTCCCTGATGCGGGGCCTGCGGCTGAACACCGTATGCGAGGAGGCGGCCTGCCCCAACATCGGGGAGTGCTGGAAGAAGAAACACGCGACCTTCATGATCCTGGGCGCGGTCTGCACCCGCGCCTGTGCCTTCTGCAACGTCGCCACGGGCCGGCCGGACCAGCTCGACCCGCACGAGCCGGAGAAGGTGGCCGAGGCCGTCGCGCACCTGAAGCTGGAGCACATCGTCGTCACCTCCGTGGACCGCGACGATCTGGAGGACGGCGGCGCCGGGCATTTCGCCCGGACGATCCGCGCCATCCGCGCCGCCGCGCCCGGAACGACGATCGAGGTCCTGACCCCCGATTTCATGAAGAAGAAGGGGGCGGTCGAGACCGTGGTCGAGGCCCGGCCCGACGTCTTCAACCACAATCTGGAGACCGCGCCCCGGCTCTATCCGACGATCCGGCCGGGGGCGCGCTACTTTACCTCATTGCAGCTTCTGGCCCGGGTGAAGGAGATCGATCCGTCCATGTTCACCAAGTCGGGAATCATGGTCGGGCTGGGCGAAACGAAGGAAGAAGTGTTCCAGGTCATGGACGACCTCCGGGCCGCGGATGTTGACTTCATGACCATCGGCCAGTACCTCGCCCCGACACCCAAGCATGCCAAGGTCGATCGGTTCGTGACTCCGGACGAATTCGCCGGCTACGTGACGGTCGGCCGTGGCAAAGGGTTCCTGATGGTGGCCAGTTCGCCGTTGACCCGCAGCTCCTATCACGCAGGGGCGGATTTCGAGCGGCTGCGGGCCGCGCGGGAAGCGAAGCTCGCCGGACGGCCGGTCGCCGCCCCGGAAGCGACGTCCGCCGAGTAA
- a CDS encoding type II toxin-antitoxin system RatA family toxin has translation MPRHTEQKVFPYSPDQLFALVSDVERYPEFLPWAVAARIRRRDGNVFWADLVIGFKMVRERYTSRVVLSPDKRRIDVEYAEGPFEHLENHWVFHPHPDGCVVDFYVDFEFRNKVLQKIIGALFHEAVRRMVAAFETRAHQLYGAPTVRPAARPVL, from the coding sequence ATGCCCAGACATACCGAACAGAAGGTGTTCCCCTACAGCCCGGACCAGCTCTTCGCGCTGGTGTCGGACGTCGAGCGCTATCCGGAGTTCCTGCCGTGGGCCGTCGCGGCCCGCATCCGGCGGCGCGACGGCAACGTGTTCTGGGCCGACCTCGTGATCGGCTTCAAGATGGTGCGCGAGCGCTACACGTCGCGGGTCGTGCTGTCGCCGGACAAGCGCCGGATCGACGTGGAATACGCCGAAGGGCCGTTCGAGCACCTGGAGAACCACTGGGTCTTCCACCCGCATCCGGACGGCTGCGTGGTCGATTTCTATGTGGATTTCGAGTTCCGCAACAAGGTGCTGCAGAAGATCATCGGCGCCCTGTTCCACGAGGCCGTCCGCCGCATGGTGGCCGCGTTCGAGACGCGCGCCCACCAGCTCTACGGTGCGCCGACCGTCCGCCCCGCCGCCCGCCCGGTGCTCTGA
- a CDS encoding CinA family protein: protein MFPDDLTALAERVRDAFVARGLWLATAESCTGGLIAGCLTSVSGSSALVDRGFVTYTNAAKTEMLGVPAALIAAHGAVSEPVATAMACGVLAHSRADVALSVTGIAGPTGGTASKPVGLVWLGAARRDGPVRVERHVFPGDRTAVRLASVRRSLELALDLL, encoded by the coding sequence GTGTTCCCGGACGACCTGACTGCCCTGGCCGAACGGGTCCGCGACGCCTTCGTGGCCCGCGGGCTCTGGCTGGCGACGGCGGAGAGCTGTACCGGCGGCCTGATCGCCGGCTGCCTGACCTCGGTCAGCGGCTCCTCCGCCCTGGTCGACCGGGGCTTCGTCACCTACACGAACGCGGCGAAGACGGAGATGCTGGGCGTGCCGGCAGCGCTGATCGCCGCGCACGGTGCGGTCAGCGAGCCCGTCGCCACCGCCATGGCCTGTGGCGTGCTCGCACACAGCCGGGCCGACGTGGCGCTCTCGGTCACCGGCATCGCGGGACCGACGGGCGGAACGGCGTCGAAGCCGGTGGGGCTGGTCTGGCTGGGGGCGGCCCGGCGCGACGGCCCGGTCCGGGTCGAGCGCCATGTCTTCCCCGGCGACCGCACGGCGGTCCGTCTGGCCTCCGTGCGGCGCTCCCTGGAACTGGCGCTCGATCTGCTCTGA